Genomic segment of Oncorhynchus tshawytscha isolate Ot180627B linkage group LG13, Otsh_v2.0, whole genome shotgun sequence:
AATTTCCAAAGCTCTGTCTGAATAAATAGTTGTTTAATACATTTAATGTGGCCGGTGTTGTCTGTTTATGAAATGTCCAAATATGCTGAATTGTTAAAGGCAATGTGTGAGGCAGAGATGGGATtcattcaaccacaaagaacacTAGATCCATGTCAAGAATAAAATAATTACTCAGCTTCATTGTAACCTAAATTATCTGGATCAGGTGTAGCCCATCTAGTAATATGATTGCAGTCGAGATGATCATATGGTTGCACAGGTTGTTTACCCCCAAACTGTTCTAGTAGCATTACAGCAATGTAATGCTACTAGAATTTGGCTCAACAGTAGAGGCACTTGCTCTTATACTGGACTGTTGAATGATCACGTGATTAGTCTCTCCTTTAGTAGATCACATGATTGCTGACTCCCACATGCATTCCCTCTCTGGGTCTCAGGAGACAAGAGGTTGAGGAATGTAGTGAGATTATGACATATTGGGTAGTACAGTATGTGAGGTAAATGAACATTGATACTTGACAACTGAAAGTACTCGTTGTGTTGAGTGCATGCAGCCAAATGGATGGATGTGCTCACTCGACTGAATTTGATTTGTTCCAGGGTCCATACTTAATAACAATAGAAATAGGGGACCAGACTGGTCTCAGACTAGACGTAATATAGTAAACTTACATCCGGGACACTTAAATTAGTATGATATTACATTtgttatggttacataagacagaaggttacttaaggcaaaaatagggtgggtgggcgtataacgtgaacgtctagcaaaccaaaggttgcgtgtttcgAATCCCATCACGGACAAGtaacattttagctaattagcatgttagctaaccctttaacctaaccttaTCCACTAGAGATAGCTGacgttagcattagccacctaaACATTAGCaccaacaaattggaattcgtaacatattgtacattttgcaacATATACTAATTGGATGTAAGCGAgacacaaataaacacataccattcactaaatggagtgtctcggatttacgtacagaataataggAAATGCTCAGATCACGTTGAGACACCTCATACCTGACTTGCTATTAGTTCTGCTAAAGAGAGCTGTGTCTTCAGCTCCCATGTACAAGGGGCTGCAGCCTGCAAGTGTCTCAAGAGTTTCAGAACATTTCAGAAGGTCACATGCACCACTGATTCAAGCTGATGTGTGAAATAAACCATATTCCTGTAGAGCAAGGCAATATACAGGAGTGATGTCAGCATGGGGGAAAAAATTGTAATAGTTagataaaaaatttaaaatattacatatcaaaagaaaaaaaagagacctTAAACTGAAACAATATACTGAGGatcattaaaaaaaagtatttaaaacaGTTATGGCGGCGATTTCTGTATCTAATAAATCATTTGCTCACTTGAGAAAaaggtatatttaaaaaaaacaaataagcaCTGGGAGAGAATAAACATTTGGTTTTGGTTAGAGTAATAAAAAGCTCTAGTTTTGGTCAATTAAAATTGTTAGCAGTAGCTGGAATTTAAGAAAATATCTAATCACACTTATAAGCGTGGACACATGTTATCTCAAGTTGAAAGTGCAAAAAAGTGATCCATTATGGGTCAACTttgacatgtcagaaggggggaaacagaaggagagaaggCTGAAAGATCTGAAAGGAAAAACATGTGTCATTTATAGGATGTTTCTAGGATATTGAAAGTAACTGTGGTTCTAATTCGTCTAAAGGCACTACTTCATCAATCCTTTCCTTTGCCATTTTTAGGTCCCCTGTTCTTTTTATTGAGGATTTTCATCAGGTTCTTggacatgtaatatggcttctgcATCGTTCCATCATGTCGCTCCAAGTCCTCCActgtgagaaagggagagaaaatcAACAGGCATGTTGGGGGAAAAAATGTTGTGCAATGAAGCAAGATATGTAACAATGTAATGCATGAGTGTTCAGTATTTGATACAGTAATATTTGTTGCTGGAGGTGCTCTACTCACAGAAGCAGAGGAAAAGTGTGTCCACACACATGCTGTACACACTGAAGAATCCATGAGCAATGAGGTATGCTCCCACCACAACCACCTGTTACCACAAAGACATACACACCACTGTCAACTTCTTTCCCTAACACACATTTAATTACCTGTATATATGACTGTCACTTACAATAATGGGCATCCAGTAATAGTTGAGCATTTCAGTACGGAAATTGCTGCCTGGTAGTCTTATTCTGCCAGAGAAGAAAAAGAAGGCCAGGACAcctgagaagagaagaggaggattggTTATTCAATCACACTTCTGGACTGTAAAATGCACCAAAGGAGCTCCCATTCATTCAGAACTACCACCAATGATAACACAATAATTATGTTGTCCTCTTACCTACTCCTCCCACCACTAGCATCTTCCCAAAGAACAGCAGCAGGTCCGTCACTTTATCTAGCACCACCACCCTGAGGAGATGCACAGTCAGGAAAACACGTCCCCACCACTCAGGTTTGGTTCCACAGCAGTCAATCAAATCCATGCAAAATGTTCTTATGTAAGAGGGAAAAAAACATGTCTACACCTTCCCACAGGCATACCAACCATTACTAGAGCATACTGTACCTGACAATGTTCCTCATTAGAAGCATGAATGCGTTTTTAGCGGAGACACAGAAGTTTTTTCCATATACGGCAATCTGTGGGGAAAAAAAGAGGAGTGTGTATTAGACACATAGCCTACCAGAAATATTCTACACTGGGGAACTGAGGGAGCAAGATTGACTGACAGGGACTTGGAGTTAACAGGTATTAGTGATGATGTTGTGGAGACTGACCATGATGTAGGCGTTTCTATTGAGGAACTTTATGAACTTCTCCAAACACCAGAAGCAACACTTCAGACAGCACATGAGGAACCGAGAACAGGGGTTTTGAGccgctagagagaaagagacacatacATAAGATGTATTATTATCCGATTCAAACATGTAATCACAGTTTAAGGGAAGTCCAAGGCGGCCTCCAGCCTTACCTCTGGTCTTGTGGTCCAGGTACTCCAGGATGATCCGGATTATCTGGATGAGGGTGAGGATCAGAGCACCAAATGCCAGGGAGCCAACATGGTATCTAAGAGACAcaagaaagaaacagacatagGGGGAGAGATTGAGTTAATTGAATGGAAAGCAAAATACAACATTTGATTCTGGCTCAGATtacagagtgtacaaaatataaggaacacctgttctttccatgacagactgaccaggtgaatccaggtaaaagctatgatcccttattgatgtcacttgttaaatccacttcaaatcagtgtagatgaagtggaggagacaggttaaataagcaTTTGTAAGCCTTgtaacatggattgtgtacgtccGCCGTTCAGAGTGTGAATGtggaagacaaaatatttaaatgccttggaacgcggtatggtagtaggtgccaggcacatcggtttgagtgtgtcaaaaagtggttagagcgttggaccaataaaggttgctggatcgaatccccgagctgacaaggtaaaaatctgtcgttctgcccctgaacaaggcagttaacccattgttccccagtaggccatcattgtaaataacaatttgttcttaactgacttgcctagttaaataaaaagaacTGCAAcgatcaacagtttcccgtgtgtatcaaaaatggtccaccacccaaaaggacatccagccaacttggagcattggagttaacatgggccagcatccctgtggaacactgacaggttgtagagtccatgcactgAGAaagtgaggctgttctgagggcaaaagggggtgcaactcaatattatgaaggtgtttctaatgtttgtacactcagtatatggTCTGTGGACCCTCTAGTGGCCAGGCAAGGAAAGGCACCACCACACCCCTACTGTTGAAGCATTGGTCTACTCCCTTACCGTATTGTGCGGATGAAGGCCTGGGACAGCGGGAAGGTGGGGATGTCCGAGGGCTTGTTTAAGGACCAGTAGTAGGAGGCGAAGGCCCCGGCCAGGCTGCACTGGCCCATGGCGATGACAAAGTTGACGCACCACAGGAAGGCCACCACGTTGTAGATCTGCAGGTTGAACAGGTTTCTCTGCAGCAGGCCCTCGTTGTTGTACTTGATGAAGATGCAGCGCGCCGATCGGCACCACGAGTAGTCTGTAGAGTTGTAGAATGTCTGAGGGAACGATAAGGGGGAGAGATGAAAGAGGAAGGGATGAGATatgaatggagagatggaaaggggtcaaactcttttttttctcccttttaaAGTAGACACATTTTCTGTGTATTTCTGAGTTGGGCTTTCTGCATGTATCTCTATAGGGTCAAAGTTAATCAGGGACACTTACCTGTGGGTCACAGGTCTCATTGCCGCCGATTTGACCACAGTTATCCTGAGTAGAGTTGAGAGCCACCACTTTGTACACTGGAATACCTGAAGTGGCCAGATACCTAAACAACCTCTGTTAAGTGGGTTACCTATACTGTGGAGTTTGTAGATGTGGAAAACAGATACAAAACAGACCTTTTGTCATAAAACCTTAATAGGCAGTGTAAATACCCACAAATATTTAAATGACAGAGGATACAGAGCAGTGATGCCCCAATaggccacacacaccaccaagAGAACAAAGGTGATGAGAGGGTAGAACAGCGTAGACATCATGTGACTGACAGCCCTGTGAAAGAGAACGACATAGTTACAGGACGTGTGCTGAAAAGTTAGGTTGTATCGCAATATTGGTAGAATATTTGTCACAAtacatggttgtgtgtgtgtgtaagtatgggCCAGTATGTGTAATCCTGGCTCATATATCTAACATGACTCACTTGCTGGACTCCTGGATGAGAGCGATGGCGATTAGGATTCTGGTCCGCAGAAAGATCAAGGTCAGGAGAAGAATGCCTTCTACCACAGACAGGATTATCACTgagcgataaagagagagataaagatgtaGGGTGGAAGTAGATAGGTCAACAATGGTCAAAGTTGTCATCAGAAATGaatgtctgtcagtctgtgtacAGAAGAAAACAGACATAAAATGAGCATGTGTAATATCAGACTCACAGAAGGCCAGCCAGGTCTCCTTGAcctgaaggtagaccttgaagtCGGTGGTGAAGCCTATGTCAGTGATGGAGACAGCCGACTTTCTGTAGTTGTCGTACTCCCACCAGCAGTGATATATGCCTACAGATAGTCAGGCAGAGTGCGAGGGAGAAAAGAAAATATGCTTTAACCACCCTGAAAAGTCCATGTTCTTAAACCAATGTGaactacatacactatatatacaaaagtatgatGACACAGCTTCATATTAGTGGATTCAGTTTTTCAGCCCCAttcattgctgacaggtgtataaaattgagcacacagccatgcagtctccatagacaaacattggcaatagaatggcctttcGAGgaccaacaacggctcagccgcgaagtggtagtccacacaagctcacagaacgagaccgccgcgtgctgaagtgcatagcacgcaaaaatcgtctgtcctcggttgtaacactcactaccgagttccaaactgcctctggatgaaacatcagcacaagaactgtttgtcgggagatttatgaaatgggtttccacagccgagtagccgcacacaagcctaagatcaccatgtgcaatgccaagtgtaggctggagtggtgtaaagctcgccgccattggactctggagtgatAGATCACACTATTCCATCTGGCAGCcagacggacgaatctgggtttggcagatgcctggagaacgctacctgccccaatacatagtgccaactgtaaagtttagtggagaaggaataatagtctgggtcTGTTATTCATGGTtccggctaggccccttagttccagtgaagggaaatcttaacgctagagcattcaatgacattctgttcttccaactttgtggcaacagtttggggaacgtcttttcctatttcagcatgacaatgcccccgtgcacaaagcaaggtccatacagaaatggtttgtcgagatcggtgtggaagaacttgactggcctgcacagagccatgacctcaaccctatcgaacacctttgggatgaatcggaacgccgactgcgagccaggcctaactgtccaacatcagtgcccgacctcactaatgctgttgtggctgaatgaaagtaAGTCCCTGCATTAATGTTCCaacttctagtggaaagccttcccagaagaggggaggctgttttggcagcaaagggggggggaccaactccacattaatgcccatgattttggaacgagattttcaaagagcaggtgttcacatacttttggtcatgtgtgTTTAGACCTACTAGAGAGAGTACACGACATGCATGCTAGTAGACATATTACCACACCTGTTATTATCAATGGACTTACCATAGGCACCTACTGCCAACACTCCAAATATAAGGACCCAGACCATAACAGGGGCAATAAACCGCAACAGAAGGAGGAACAGAAAACTGACCACCATGGCTATGACCAGTGCActgacggaggagaggagagaggaacacagcAGGGTAAGAGAGTGGATTGGAAGAGCGGAGAGAGAATAAAGttaaggaggtggaggagaacaAAAATTCGAAAGAGACATTTCTGGTCATTATTAAAATATAAGGCCGGTGTCACAGATGAAGGATTATTACATAATTGACTTGTAAATATGATTTGTAAATATGTATCAAGCCACCGGATATACATGTCAAAGCCATGTATATAAAGATATGGGTCTGATACAGGTGAAACACATACTTTGACACCTACAGGTTTGTCCAGTTTTATAAGCACTTAAGCATTGGGGctgtgacgataccagtatcgcaatatttttttcttggcaaaaatgaaaacacgaagcagCCCAAGCTCGTCGGTCCTTTAAAAACcgtctgtatgtaaaatattgtttgCTGTAGcttgaaaaatatataaaatctgACTAGATGACaacatgatgtttgtttccaacattagggcagTTTCCTAAAGTGAAATCCGcttcgtgttttgtttccttgcagTAATGCTGGTATCGTCCGAGCCCTAATAAGCATTTCATTTCTTATCAATGTTTGCTGCAGAAAGAAGCTCTCTCATATTTAATAAGTTAAATAAATTAAGTGTAACATGAAAGATAGCGCGACCATGCAAACTTCTCTGGTTTCTCCTGATCTAATACCACAGCACACTGGAAATTGTGCATTGACAAGTAACTGGCAGTAGGGGGTGGTCTGATGAGAGGTGAAAATGAACTCACGCTATGATCCACTGCCATGACGACGCAAAGTCCTCAAAGATTCTCACTCCAATCTCCTTGGCATTGAAGCTGTTTACTATGTCACtacaagacagacacacagggaaaaGACATGTTAATGCTGGTAATTACTGACAATGTCTTTGAAACAAAACAGCAAAGAGTACTACAGGATAAATTAAGATTAAAGCAGAGACGATTTAGAAATAGAGAAGGAGATAAAAGGAACAAAGAAAGAAATGTGAAGTTTGTTTTGTAACAGTACATTCCTGAATTGGTGGCATTTACAGAGCTCAATAGAAAGAGAGGGTAACAGAAGCTTTCTTTGACTGCTGGTATTCAGTAGCAGTAAGTGTATTGATTACTACAGCACATTGAGGGATAATTTGAGAGGTTGTACAACAGCTCACTGACAGTTCCTTGGGTTGTTTGTGTATAAAATACTAACTATTACACCTGTTTATGTGTCAAAGGATGAACATAAAAGTCTAAGCCTAGTTATCTAGTTGTCTTATTCCTAgtttattacatttaaaaaatgaccaCTCAGGTCTGGACATACCCGTAATTACAAAGCATAAACAGGTTTAAAATTGTTAACTCATTTATATCtacaaaaactgtaatatcacatttacataagtattcagaccctttactcagtactttgttgagtacttgtcccgaagccactcctgcattgtcttggctgtgtgctttgggttgtTGGAAGCTGAACCTTCGCCTTCAAGgtcatgagcgctctggagcaggttttcatcaaggatctctctgtactttgctccgttcatctttacctcaatcctgactagtctccctgccactgaaaaacatccctacagcatgatgttgccaccaccatgcttcaccgtagggatggtgccaggtttcctctagatgtgacgcttggcattcaggctaaaaagttcaatcttggttacatcagacaagagaatcttgtttctcatggtctgagagtctttaggtgccttttggaaaactccaagcgggcagtcatgtgccttttactgaggagtggattccgtctggccactctaccataaaggcctgattggtagagtgctgcagagatggttgtaagtctggaaggttctcccatctccacagaggaactctggagctctttcagagtgaccatcaggctcttggtcacctccctgaccaaggcccttctcccccgattgctcagtttgccagGGCgaccagctttaggaagagtcctggtggttcctaacttctcATACTTAAGAATGATCGAGGCAACTGTGTtattgaggaccttcaatgctgcagacatgttttagtacccatccccagatctttgcctcgacacaatcctgtctcggagttctacagaaaattccttcaacctcatggcttggtttttgctctgacatgcacagtcaactgtggaaACTTATAttgacagttgtgtgcctttccaaatcgtgttcaattaatttaatttaccacaggtggactccaatcaagttatagaaacatgatcaatggaaataggatgcacctgagctaagtttcttcaagtgcattgaATAAGGTATCtgttctgtatttttttaaataattttggaAAACATAACAAACttttcgctttgccattatgggttattgtgtgtaggttgctgAGAatgttttttaatccattttcgattacggctgtaacataacaatatGTGGAAGAAGTAAAATGGTCTgaagactttctgaaggcactgtatatacagtaccagtcaaaagtttgacacctactcaagggtttttctttatttagactattttctacattgtagaataatactacagacatcaaaactatgaaataacacattgtatcaagtagtaaccaaaaaaagtgttaaacaaatcaaaatatatttaacatgagattcttcaaagtagccatcctttgccttgacagctttgcacactcttggcattctctcaaccagcctcagtagtcacctagaatgcatttcaattaacaggtgtgccttgttaaaagttaatttgtggaatttctttccttcttaatgcatttgagccaatcagttgtgttgtgataaggtaggggtggtatacagaagatggtcttctaccaaatagggctaagtccaaattatggcaagaacagctcaaataagcaaagagaaatgacggTCCACCgttaccttaagacatgaaggtcagtcaatctggaaaattgcaagaactttgaacgtttcttcaagtgcagtcacaacaGCTGGTCCACAAAATctaagtctctagattttgctcacctgaagtagagtatattatgataaattgcaggccacactacttgcctagagagttctcagctatacttttcgtggctgtttatttaccaccacagacagatgccggcactaagaccacactcagccAGATGGATatggaaataagcaaacaggaaactactcacccagaggcagcgctccttaaggtctagtggccagagactaatgcagggaaacttaaatcagttctaccaaatctctatcaacatgttaaatgtgcaaccagagggaaaagaattctatatcacctgtactccacacacagagatgcgtacagagCTCTTcgtcgccctccatttggtaaatccgaccacaactctatcctcctgattcctgcttacaatccCAAATTAAAGCAGGACGCACCAGTGAagcggtctataaaaaaatggtcagatgaagcagatgctaaactacaggactgttttgctatcacagactggaacatgttccgtgattcttccgatgacattgaggaatacaccacatcagtcactggctttatcaataagtgcattgaggacgtcgtccccacagtgactgtacgtacataccccaaccagaagccattaattacaggcaacattcgcactgagctaaagagtagagctgccgctttcaaggtgcgggactctaacccggaagcttacaagaaatcccgctacgccctgcgacgaaccatcaaacaggcaaatcgtCAATACAGGTCTAAGATTGAGTCATACTACACCGgttccgacgctcgtcggatgtggcagggcttgcaaactattacagactacaaagggaagaacagccgcgagctgcccagtgacacgagcctaccagacaagctaaatcacttctatgctcgcttcgaggcaagcaaaactgaggcatgcatgagaccatcagctgttccagacgactgtgtgatcacgctctccgtagccgacgtgagtaagacctttaaacaggtcaacattcacaaggctacggagccagatggattaccagaacgtgtgctccgggcatgtgctgaccaactggcaggtgtcttcactgacatgttcaacatgtccctgattgagtgtgtaataccaacatgcttcaagcagaccaccatagttcctgtgcccaagaacacaaaggcaacctgcctaaatgactacagacccgtggcactcacgtccatagtcatgaagtgctttgaaaggctggtaatggctcacatcaacaccattataccagaaaccctagacccactccaatttgcataccacccaaacagatctctattgcactccacactgccctttccc
This window contains:
- the LOC112264899 gene encoding choline transporter-like protein 4 isoform X2 — translated: MGNLLSMTPPSMDLFVKAWLYGDPRHVLYPRNSTGMFCGIGPNKAQPSVFYFDILKCVTSINIMAATLNGLQCPTTQVCVEKCPDVFWALNPIAYLPNAKPQDYFNQSLCVPSFDLARTTLKVKEIVDQELCPFFYTPTISVLGRCLPDVTALKNIPNDFANTWGLPSSVNDTVNGIKNAKGDIVNSFNAKEIGVRIFEDFASSWQWIIAALVIAMVVSFLFLLLLRFIAPVMVWVLIFGVLAVGAYGIYHCWWEYDNYRKSAVSITDIGFTTDFKVYLQVKETWLAFLIILSVVEGILLLTLIFLRTRILIAIALIQESSKAVSHMMSTLFYPLITFVLLVVCVAYWGITALYLATSGIPVYKVVALNSTQDNCGQIGGNETCDPQTFYNSTDYSWCRSARCIFIKYNNEGLLQRNLFNLQIYNVVAFLWCVNFVIAMGQCSLAGAFASYYWSLNKPSDIPTFPLSQAFIRTIRYHVGSLAFGALILTLIQIIRIILEYLDHKTRAAQNPCSRFLMCCLKCCFWCLEKFIKFLNRNAYIMIAVYGKNFCVSAKNAFMLLMRNIVRVVVLDKVTDLLLFFGKMLVVGGVGVLAFFFFSGRIRLPGSNFRTEMLNYYWMPIIVVVVGAYLIAHGFFSVYSMCVDTLFLCFLEDLERHDGTMQKPYYMSKNLMKILNKKNRGPKNGKGKD
- the LOC112264899 gene encoding choline transporter-like protein 4 isoform X1, with protein sequence MGKNLKEENSESSEYGEPAQYDPTFNGPVRKRGCTDIICCVLFIVVILGYMAVGILAWLYGDPRHVLYPRNSTGMFCGIGPNKAQPSVFYFDILKCVTSINIMAATLNGLQCPTTQVCVEKCPDVFWALNPIAYLPNAKPQDYFNQSLCVPSFDLARTTLKVKEIVDQELCPFFYTPTISVLGRCLPDVTALKNIPNDFANTWGLPSSVNDTVNGIKNAKGDIVNSFNAKEIGVRIFEDFASSWQWIIAALVIAMVVSFLFLLLLRFIAPVMVWVLIFGVLAVGAYGIYHCWWEYDNYRKSAVSITDIGFTTDFKVYLQVKETWLAFLIILSVVEGILLLTLIFLRTRILIAIALIQESSKAVSHMMSTLFYPLITFVLLVVCVAYWGITALYLATSGIPVYKVVALNSTQDNCGQIGGNETCDPQTFYNSTDYSWCRSARCIFIKYNNEGLLQRNLFNLQIYNVVAFLWCVNFVIAMGQCSLAGAFASYYWSLNKPSDIPTFPLSQAFIRTIRYHVGSLAFGALILTLIQIIRIILEYLDHKTRAAQNPCSRFLMCCLKCCFWCLEKFIKFLNRNAYIMIAVYGKNFCVSAKNAFMLLMRNIVRVVVLDKVTDLLLFFGKMLVVGGVGVLAFFFFSGRIRLPGSNFRTEMLNYYWMPIIVVVVGAYLIAHGFFSVYSMCVDTLFLCFLEDLERHDGTMQKPYYMSKNLMKILNKKNRGPKNGKGKD